A genomic window from Yarrowia lipolytica chromosome 1D, complete sequence includes:
- a CDS encoding uncharacterized protein (Compare to YALI0D15774g, weakly similar to uniprot|P47158 Saccharomyces cerevisiae YJR122w CAF17 CCR4 associated factor, similar to Saccharomyces cerevisiae CAF17 (YJR122W); ancestral locus Anc_7.508) — translation MLRALQRHAGTHMGIDVPLFRQMTPMGHRLSSTRPNYMTSIRLKSTIPHVGRVDLTNSKTMVHVSGRDAAKLLNGLFTLPVSSGAATPFSGVFGAFLNGKGRVITDAFLYTTSNHTEEDQSFVIEFDKAVEDELLLHLKRHRIRAKVKMEKLTDYECIFIWNRDATPDYWRRENECDSGFFQSLCEVAWSVAEVGETSEVEEKNGEPAQKPLYGLLVDDRYPLLGIRMILPAKTSTTYFSAIPSANLTQYNMLRYIRGTPEGSREIPPNKALPMESDLDYMNGLDFNRGCYVGQELTIRTHHTGVVRKRIVPFQLYQEGQEPGEYECQYDPELSGALPPLLDGSNVISLNSQPEERTFASSPFDSPKKEAEPKSEEAASEGGVPSWAKPKETDAAESNLPNKPKPVKLGNILSHHGNVGMALVRLDKIMQQQDIQLAVELPPGPNGEVNYLRAKLYYPLFVTDVSEAEAEAEAELEMERVRKEETHKNGQL, via the coding sequence ATGTTGAGGGCGCTGCAAAGACATGCGGGGACCCATATGGGAATCGATGTGCCGCTCTTTCGACAAATGACACCAATGGGACATCGGCTCAGTTCCACCCGTCCCAATTACATGACTTCCATCAGACTGAAATCGACCATCCCTCATGTGGGTCGAGTTGATTTGACCAACAGCAAGACCATGGTACATGTCAGTGGCCGGGATGCTGCCAAATTGCTGAATGGTCTATTCACCCTCCCGGTTTCCTCGGGTGCGGCCACTCCCTTTTCTGGAGTTTTTGGAGCGTTTCTCAATGGAAAAGGACGAGTCATTACAGACGCATTTCTCTACACAACTAGCAACCATACCGAGGAGGACCAGAGCTTTGTGATTGAGTTCGACAAGGCCGTGGAGGACGAATTACTACTGCACTTGAAACGACACAGAATTAGAGCTAAAgtcaagatggagaagctgaCTGACTATGAGTGCATTTTCATCTGGAACAGAGACGCTACCCCTGACTACTGGCGCCGAGAGAATGAATGCGACAGTGGCTTTTTCCAGAGTTTATGCGAGGTGGCATGGAGCGTGGCTGAGGTTGGAGAGACTTCCGAGGTTgaggaaaaaaatggcGAGCCAGCACAAAAGCCGCTCTATGGCCTTCTAGTGGACGATAGATATCCTCTTCTAGGCATTCGAATGATTCTTCCAGCCAAAACTTCCACGACCTACTTTTCAGCCATCCCCTCCGCCAATCTAACACAATATAACATGCTGCGCTACATCAGGGGTACCCCTGAGGGATCGCGCGAGATCCCTCCCAACAAGGCTCTCCCCATGGAGTCCGATCTAGACTATATGAATGGTCTGGACTTTAACCGAGGCTGCTACGTGGGCCAGGAGCTGACTATTCGAACCCACCATACCGGTGTAGTCAGAAAACGAATTGTGCCCTTCCAGCTCTACCAGGAGGGCCAGGAGCCCggtgagtacgagtgcCAGTATGACCCTGAGCTTTCTGGGGCTCTCCCTCCTCTCTTGGACGGCTCTAATGTCATTTCGCTCAATTCCCAGCCTGAAGAAAGAACTTTCGCATCGTCGCCTTTCGATAgccccaagaaggaggctgaacCTAAGTCCGAAGAAGCAGCTTCTGAGGGTGGAGTTCCAAGTTGggccaagcccaaggagacCGATGCAGCAGAGAGTAATCTCCCTAACAAGCCCAAGCCGGTTAAGCTTGGAAACATTCTATCACATCATGGAAACGTGGGTATGGCTCTTGTTAGACTGGACAAAATCATGCAGCAGCAAGATATCCAGCTGGCTGTCGAGCTTCCCCCCGGACCCAACGGAGAGGTCAATTATCTTCGAGCCAAGCTCTACTACCCTCTTTTTGTGACTGACGTCAGTGAGGCCGAagccgaggccgaggctgagctggagatggaacGGGTTCGAAAGGAGGAGACACACAAAAATGGACAGTTGTAA
- a CDS encoding uncharacterized protein (Truncated form of YALI0D15752g, similar to Saccharomyces cerevisiae PIN4 (YBL051C); ancestral locus Anc_7.370, some similarities with uniprot|P34217 Saccharomyces cerevisiae YBL051c): MSNFFEHSPAQSPATTNSSVTNPIHRQSSSSSLHMMGYRNQGTAGPTSATGATTPTHGPTTHAPVPMVPVGLDLGGTTSAPAASATGGLQSNRQSPSPLKRAQSRHFDIDTNNPANSASKRSSFSSTTSASSVWPGTSATATDASRTTTPYYNLTQGMAGLGLGGPIGVAMGSGVPSPHPGMGSSPSVVPGMAPIAPTPVAPTAVHPGLADDDLIPTAIVIKNIPFAIKKEQLLDVMTQLRLPLPYAFNYHFDNGVFRGLAFANFTTADETAAVIGSLNGREIGGRKLRVEYKKMLPLAERERIERDKRERRGQLEEQHRGQGGQGGGRRNVSGGHTQQHGGAQPPQQQQQQQQQQQQQGSPQPYPIWFCGPTRPHSSLTCHSSHVISPILSITHTHTPSCPQAGSQRP; encoded by the coding sequence ATGTCAAACTTCTTTGAACACTCTCCGGCCCAATCTCCAGCCACTACAAATTCTTCCGTCACCAACCCCATCCATCGACAatcctcgtcttcttcgttGCACATGATGGGATATCGGAATCAGGGTACTGCTGGTCCAACCTCGGCTACCGGAGCCACTACCCCCACCCATGGCCCCACCACCCATGCTCCCGTGCCTATGGTTCCCGTGGGTCTGGATTTGGGCGGAACTACgtcagcaccagcagcaagcGCCACGGGTGGACTGCAGAGCAACCGGCAGTCTCCATCGCCTCTCAAGCGAGCACAAAGCCGACATTTTGATatcgacacaaacaaccCGGCCAACTCGGCGTCCAAACGgtcgtccttctcttcGACCACGTCAGCCTCCTCTGTGTGGCCCGGAACAAGTGCCACTGCCACAGATGCATCGCGGACTACAACTCCCTACTACAACCTGACCCAGGGAATGGCCGGCTTAGGCTTGGGAGGCCCTATCGGCGTGGCTATGGGGTCGGGGGTTCCTAGCCCCCATCCTGGAATGGGAAGTAGTCCTTCAGTTGTACCTGGAATGGCACCCATAGCCCCCACCCCTGTTGCACCTACCGCGGTACATCCCGGTCTCGCTGACGACGACCTTATCCCCACAGCCATcgtcatcaagaacatACCGTTTGCCATCAAAAAGGAGCAACTGCTGGACGTCATGACCCAGTTGCGGTTGCCACTGCCCTACGCTTTCAACTACCACTTTGATAACGGCGTGTTCCGGGGCCTGGCATTCGCCAATTTCACCACTGCTGACGAAACGGCAGCTGTGATTGGCTCGCTTAATGGACGGGAGATCGGTGGTCGAAAACTTCGGGTCGAGTATAAAAAGATGCTCCCTCTCGCCGAACGAGAACGTATTGAGCGGGATAAGCGAGAGCGACGCGgccagctggaggagcagcatcGTGGCCAGGGTGGCCAGGGAGGAGGAAGGCGGAACGTCAGTGGTGGTCATACTCAGCAGCATGGAGGTGCCCAGcctccacagcagcagcagcagcagcagcagcagcagcagcagcaaggCAGTCCACAACCTTACCCAATCTGGTTCTGTGGGCCAACCCGCCCACACTCTTCCCTCACATGTCACTCCTCACATGTCATATCCCCAATACTCTCCATcacccacacccacacCCCCTCCTGCCCCCAAGCTGGATCTCAACGACCCTGA
- a CDS encoding uncharacterized protein (Compare to YALI0D15796g, some similarities with uniprot|P32380 Saccharomyces cerevisiae YDR356w NUF1 spindle pole body component), translating into MANLFKRRGESIGGGHAKVETAVVQAPKSKRVKTQHVITNDDHHTELYDTRMTRQEQLLYEFQKAAEEAQTSEYGLRKMSYGYLIFEIWDNKWRRRLHFEPTDIETERSRERGIDSTNTESDSLITQLTSELEALRQQNQHMQSQMAEATGAVEERNNYIAVKESETKALQEKVESQRKDIRKYKSSLKQHKQDERSMEAIYSIVRQLTGTDVEIVSQNSQGQQLFLCKQTGKNGTVRYHLGLDGAESPDFAYQIITETDEDKKVAKLLPEYLRGSITFARKEVSTVILQQIYSSSSFILTQAISFFNKISVTLAKK; encoded by the coding sequence ATGGCTAATCTGTTCAAACGACGAGGGGAGAGTATTGGAGGGGGTCACGCAAAAGTGGAGACTGCGGTTGTTCAGGCGCCAAAGTCGAAGCGGGTAAAAACCCAACATGTTATCACCAACGATGATCACCATACCGAACTGTATGATACCCGTATGACTCGACAAGAGCAGCTACTCTACGAATTTCAAAaggcagcagaagaggcacAGACAAGTGAGTATGGGCTCCGAAAGATGAGCTATGGTTATTTGATCTTCGAGATTTGGGATAATaaatggaggaggaggctacATTTTGAGCCAACCGACATTGAGACAGAGAGGTCCAGGGAAAGAGGAATCGACTCGACTAACACAGAGTCGGATAGTCTCATTACGCAACTAACAAGTGAGTTAGAGGCGCTGCGTCAACAAAATCAGCATATGCAGTCCCAGATGGCAGAGGCTACGGgggctgtggaggagcgAAATAATTACATCGCGGTCAAGGAGAGTGAAACAAAAGCACTacaggagaaggtggaATCACAGAGAAAGGACATCAGGAAGTACAAGTCTAGCTTGAAGCAACATAAACAGGATGAGCGCTCTATGGAAGCCATATACAGCATTGTACGACAGTTGACAGGCACAGATGTGGAGATTGTGTCACAGAACTCCCAGGGTCAACAGTTGTTCCTGTGCAAGCAAACAGGCAAAAACGGGACGGTAAGGTACCACCTAGGACTGGATGGAGCAGAAAGTCCAGACTTTGCTTACCAGATCATCACTGAGACTGAtgaggacaagaaggtAGCAAAACTGCTGCCAGAGTACTTGCGTGGCAGCATCACTTTTGCAAGGAAAGAGGTGAGTACAGTTATCTTGCAACAGATATATTCATCCAGCTCGTTCATATTAACACAGGCAATTTCATTCTTTAACAAGATCAGTGTT